The following coding sequences lie in one Rhodohalobacter barkolensis genomic window:
- a CDS encoding glycoside hydrolase family 30 protein: MKSTAIIAFFTILIFTLTGCDMNNNEMNIQIFETSESGNQLTELQEFQESDQRVEVSISPDDTYQEITGFGGSFTEASAYLLNELSNENRMKILEAYFGEDGARYSLTRKHMNSSDFSLSNYSYAPVEGDVNLENFSIDEDRDDMIPMIKDAMEISKDGFKIIASPWTAPPWMKDNKDWKGGKLLPEYYETWALFFSKYLDAYREEGIDIWAFTVENEPLGNDSNWESMHFTPEEQNDFVKNHLGPRLQQAEQDVKILGYDQNRDEELIEWVDTMYDDPEAAQYYDGTAVHWYGSTYHYFPEELQYAHSKAPNKHLIQTEATVDAEVPAWKDDAWYWSKEATDWGYDWAPEERRHLHTKYVPVFRYARDMIGTLNNWVDGWVDWNMVLDRQGGPNWAENWCAAPVIVDPEQDEVYFTPLYYTMAHFSRYIRPGAVRIGHNHSDENLMVTAAQNPDGSIAVVLFNPEEVAKSINLNLNGKSTEFSISGKAIQTVVITDLDT, from the coding sequence ATGAAATCAACAGCAATAATAGCTTTCTTTACGATACTTATTTTCACACTTACCGGCTGTGATATGAATAATAATGAGATGAACATACAAATATTTGAAACTTCCGAGAGCGGAAATCAACTTACTGAGCTGCAAGAGTTTCAGGAGTCTGATCAGCGTGTGGAAGTTTCGATCAGCCCTGATGATACGTACCAGGAAATTACCGGTTTTGGCGGATCATTTACTGAAGCATCCGCTTATCTGTTGAATGAGCTGAGCAATGAAAACCGGATGAAAATTCTGGAAGCCTACTTCGGTGAAGACGGAGCCCGTTACTCACTGACTCGAAAACATATGAACTCCAGCGATTTTTCCCTGTCTAATTACTCTTACGCTCCGGTTGAGGGAGATGTTAACCTGGAAAACTTCTCCATCGATGAAGACCGGGATGACATGATTCCGATGATTAAAGATGCGATGGAAATATCTAAAGACGGGTTTAAAATCATTGCGTCTCCATGGACGGCTCCACCCTGGATGAAGGATAACAAAGATTGGAAAGGTGGCAAACTGCTTCCCGAATATTATGAAACCTGGGCTCTGTTCTTTTCAAAATATCTGGATGCCTATCGGGAAGAGGGAATTGATATCTGGGCGTTTACTGTAGAGAATGAACCTCTTGGCAATGATAGCAATTGGGAGAGCATGCACTTTACACCCGAAGAGCAGAATGATTTTGTTAAAAACCATCTGGGGCCACGGTTGCAACAGGCCGAACAGGATGTTAAGATTCTGGGATATGACCAAAACCGGGATGAAGAGTTGATCGAGTGGGTGGATACAATGTATGACGACCCGGAAGCTGCTCAATATTATGATGGAACTGCCGTGCATTGGTATGGAAGTACATATCATTACTTCCCTGAAGAGTTACAATATGCCCACAGCAAGGCTCCGAATAAACATTTGATACAAACGGAGGCTACGGTGGATGCTGAGGTTCCTGCCTGGAAAGACGACGCGTGGTATTGGTCTAAGGAAGCTACAGACTGGGGCTATGACTGGGCGCCTGAGGAGAGAAGACATCTTCACACAAAGTATGTACCCGTTTTCAGATACGCTCGGGATATGATTGGAACTTTAAACAACTGGGTTGATGGCTGGGTTGACTGGAATATGGTGCTGGATCGTCAGGGCGGGCCAAACTGGGCCGAAAACTGGTGTGCAGCTCCCGTCATTGTGGATCCCGAACAGGATGAGGTCTACTTCACTCCTCTTTACTACACCATGGCTCACTTCAGCAGATACATCAGACCCGGAGCCGTTAGAATTGGTCATAATCATTCTGATGAAAACTTGATGGTAACGGCTGCACAAAACCCCGACGGATCAATAGCCGTTGTGCTGTTTAATCCTGAAGAAGTTGCAAAAAGCATCAATTTAAACTTGAATGGAAAATCGACTGAATTTTCAATCAGTGGAAAAGCAATTCAAACCGTCGTCATTACCGATTTAGATACATAA
- a CDS encoding glycosyl hydrolase family 17: MKKLHLLLLALLVPLLMNSCNSSSNENSAESKTSSDTAEEILGNPDYPAISYSGYRGISRDIQPTIPELKEDMKILSAMGIKIVRTYNVYLDAVPNLLRAIREMKEEDPDFEMYVMMGAWIDAKNAWTDEPERIRDEDHPRNPEEIDRAANLASQYHDIVKVIAVGNEAMVHWQEEYYVEPGIILKWVKNLQERKANGELPEDLWITSSDNFASWGGGGEEYHKEDLNELIRTVDYISMHTYPMHDTHYNPDFWGVPEDEENLSDMEKIDAALDRSLDYAVSQYQSVVDYMKSLGVDKEVHIGETGWATISNEYYGPEGSRATDEYKMKMYHDMIREWSDENEVSVFYFEAFDEKWKDAENQLGSENHFGLINLQSEAKYVLWDEVDAGVFEGLTRDGMPITKTYNGDFDAMMEDVKVPPTDQEIQERLQSQNTN; the protein is encoded by the coding sequence ATGAAAAAATTACACTTATTGCTGCTTGCACTACTAGTTCCTTTGCTTATGAATTCCTGCAACAGTTCATCGAATGAAAATTCAGCCGAATCAAAAACATCATCCGACACGGCTGAAGAAATTCTTGGTAATCCGGATTACCCCGCTATTTCATATAGCGGCTACCGGGGAATTTCGCGAGATATTCAGCCTACAATTCCAGAGTTGAAAGAAGACATGAAAATCCTTTCGGCAATGGGTATAAAAATTGTGCGAACGTACAATGTGTACCTCGATGCGGTTCCCAATCTGCTGCGAGCCATTCGGGAAATGAAAGAGGAAGACCCCGATTTCGAAATGTATGTGATGATGGGGGCCTGGATTGATGCTAAAAATGCATGGACCGACGAACCCGAACGCATCCGGGATGAAGATCACCCGAGAAATCCCGAAGAGATCGACAGGGCCGCAAACCTTGCAAGCCAATACCACGACATTGTTAAAGTGATTGCAGTTGGCAACGAGGCCATGGTACACTGGCAGGAGGAGTATTATGTAGAACCCGGAATTATTTTAAAATGGGTAAAGAATCTTCAGGAGCGGAAAGCAAACGGAGAGCTGCCCGAGGATTTATGGATAACCAGCTCGGATAACTTTGCCTCCTGGGGTGGTGGCGGTGAGGAATATCACAAAGAGGATCTCAATGAACTTATTCGGACGGTAGACTACATTTCGATGCACACCTACCCTATGCACGATACGCACTACAATCCCGATTTCTGGGGTGTACCTGAAGATGAGGAAAACCTATCAGACATGGAGAAGATTGATGCTGCCCTTGATCGATCGCTCGACTATGCAGTGTCGCAGTATCAGAGCGTGGTCGATTATATGAAGAGCCTTGGAGTAGACAAAGAGGTTCATATCGGCGAAACCGGTTGGGCAACCATATCGAACGAATATTATGGACCTGAAGGTTCACGAGCTACGGATGAGTATAAAATGAAGATGTACCACGACATGATTCGGGAGTGGTCTGACGAGAATGAAGTCTCCGTCTTCTATTTTGAAGCATTTGATGAAAAATGGAAAGATGCAGAAAATCAGCTCGGCTCAGAAAATCATTTCGGGCTGATCAACCTGCAATCTGAGGCTAAGTATGTGCTTTGGGACGAGGTTGATGCAGGCGTGTTTGAAGGATTGACGCGTGACGGAATGCCAATCACAAAAACATACAATGGTGATTTTGATGCTATGATGGAAGACGTTAAAGTGCCGCCAACAGATCAGGAAATTCAGGAAAGATTGCAATCTCAAAACACAAACTGA
- a CDS encoding glycoside hydrolase family 16 protein yields MKALFKFLLYLGSFLVILTGCGTENEPEEEVTREIIWQDEFDVDGSVDSDLWIYDIGTGEEIFGQPGWGNNELQYYTDRSENIRVEDGMLQITAREESFEGSSYTSAKILTRGLFERTYGRFEARIQLPFGQGIWPAFWLLGDDSGGTETWPQIGEIDIMEYRGQQPTVIHGSVHGPGYSGGNAVTDSYTIPNGRFDTEFHIFAIEWGPDFIRYYVDDILYNTITPEDVNGEWVFNDNTFYIILNVAVGGTFVGSPTSLTPFPQTMMVDYVRVYDLEN; encoded by the coding sequence ATGAAAGCATTATTCAAATTTCTCCTCTACCTGGGTTCCTTTTTAGTTATCCTGACGGGTTGCGGAACAGAAAACGAACCTGAAGAAGAAGTCACCAGAGAGATCATCTGGCAGGATGAATTCGATGTAGACGGATCTGTAGACTCAGACCTGTGGATTTACGACATCGGAACCGGTGAGGAGATATTTGGCCAGCCCGGCTGGGGAAACAATGAGCTGCAGTATTACACCGACAGATCCGAAAATATTCGGGTTGAAGATGGAATGCTGCAGATCACGGCTAGAGAAGAGTCGTTCGAAGGCTCTTCTTACACGTCAGCTAAGATTCTGACAAGAGGTCTTTTCGAAAGAACCTATGGGCGTTTTGAAGCTCGCATTCAGCTTCCTTTTGGCCAGGGTATCTGGCCGGCATTCTGGCTGCTTGGCGACGATTCAGGCGGTACGGAAACCTGGCCACAAATTGGTGAGATCGATATTATGGAATATCGTGGTCAGCAACCTACGGTAATCCACGGAAGCGTTCATGGTCCCGGTTACTCGGGTGGAAACGCAGTAACTGATTCGTACACAATACCTAATGGACGATTTGATACTGAATTTCATATTTTTGCCATTGAGTGGGGACCCGATTTTATCAGGTACTATGTAGACGATATCCTTTACAATACCATCACTCCTGAAGATGTCAACGGAGAATGGGTATTCAATGACAATACATTTTATATCATCCTGAACGTAGCGGTTGGCGGAACATTTGTAGGCTCTCCTACATCCCTTACTCCTTTTCCACAAACCATGATGGTGGACTACGTTCGGGTTTATGACCTTGAAAATTAA